The following are from one region of the Haloactinomyces albus genome:
- a CDS encoding AsnC family protein: protein MTAPDPVDIRLLTFIAETGRAAVHEIAGHLGMDVRDVAARFAALSTSGLPLLVGVECDPQGIRHALATAGAWGHQSSGPYPVGPGGSRPADPQSGGFSGGHPVHSGPSGPHPSGPYPSGPYPSQSGPHPGKQPAAQQPAAPQSPPQPLGPGGFPPGSGPVPQQAPGPNPAPPQAGPHQAGSTWGPPGSASWVRGNSQAAAGAPAAQQTPSPPPPPPRSGTVGSTLEIEGLEGERIGIKLVEVVDPADFLFSAAGHELQEGQRAVVVHTELTNGGVMPFTSLPDLYLVLVAEDGSAIAKAPMSLSSRPPHQIGVSPGETAGGHTVYVLSESTTLSAVRWMLRPGDGPRTLTWDITDL from the coding sequence GTGACCGCACCTGACCCCGTGGACATACGTCTGCTGACCTTCATCGCCGAGACGGGCCGCGCAGCAGTGCACGAGATCGCAGGTCACCTCGGCATGGACGTCCGCGACGTCGCCGCGCGATTCGCGGCACTGTCCACCAGCGGGCTCCCCCTTCTTGTCGGGGTGGAGTGTGATCCCCAGGGCATTCGCCACGCCTTGGCCACCGCCGGTGCATGGGGGCATCAATCCAGCGGCCCGTACCCGGTGGGCCCCGGGGGTTCCCGCCCCGCCGACCCGCAGTCCGGTGGCTTCAGCGGTGGACATCCCGTCCACAGCGGGCCGAGCGGTCCCCATCCCAGCGGCCCCTACCCGAGCGGTCCCTACCCCAGTCAGAGCGGCCCGCATCCGGGCAAACAGCCCGCCGCCCAACAACCCGCCGCTCCGCAGTCCCCGCCCCAACCGCTCGGCCCCGGTGGCTTTCCACCCGGTAGCGGTCCGGTCCCGCAGCAGGCTCCCGGACCGAATCCTGCTCCCCCGCAAGCGGGGCCGCACCAAGCGGGGAGCACCTGGGGGCCACCCGGTTCGGCCTCATGGGTCCGCGGGAACAGTCAGGCGGCCGCAGGTGCCCCGGCGGCCCAGCAGACACCATCTCCTCCGCCGCCTCCACCTCGCAGCGGTACCGTCGGCAGCACGCTCGAGATCGAGGGACTCGAGGGTGAGCGGATCGGCATCAAACTGGTGGAGGTGGTCGATCCCGCCGACTTCCTGTTCAGCGCCGCCGGTCATGAGCTGCAGGAAGGGCAACGGGCCGTGGTCGTGCACACCGAACTGACCAATGGCGGGGTGATGCCGTTCACCTCGCTGCCGGACCTGTATCTGGTATTGGTGGCAGAGGACGGTTCGGCGATCGCCAAGGCTCCGATGTCGTTGTCGTCCCGTCCACCCCACCAAATCGGGGTTTCCCCCGGTGAGACGGCAGGCGGGCACACCGTCTACGTATTGTCGGAAAGCACCACGCTCTCCGCAGTACGGTGGATGCTGCGGCCCGGCGACGGACCACGCACCCTCACCTGGGACATCACCGACCTCTAG
- the dnaE gene encoding DNA polymerase III subunit alpha — MPADSFVHLHVHTEYSMLDGAAKVGALFTEAQRLEMPAVGMTDHGNMFGADEFYQQAKKTGIKPIIGIEAYVAPYSRYHKKPVFWGESKQRTTDEYGEGGDVSGAGAYTHMTMLARNGTGLRNLFTLSSRASFEGTYRKPRLDRELISEYAEGIIATTGCPSGEVQTRLRLRQYREALQAASDYRDIFGQENFFLELMDHGLRIEQFVREDLLKIGKELGLKPLATNDSHYVTADQAESHDALLCVQSGKTLNDEDRFQLNGSGYYLKSAQEMRDYWDAEVPGAADNTLLVADMIEPYEDVWSFQDRMPRVTVEHGKTERDALEEEVEHYLPSRFPDGVTEEYQERIKLEIDVLDTKGYCAYFLVVGDVTRWAKSQGIHVGPGRGSAAGSLLAYVLHITNLDPIAHGLIFERFLNPERDSPPDIDLDFDDRRRDEVLQYAIDKYGKDKVAQVITFGKIKTKAAIKDAARVHHGQPGFAIADKISKALPAPVAAKDIPLSGITDPEHERYAEAAEVRGLIESDQSVSQIFDTARGLEGLIRNAGVHACAVILSSQPLMGTVPLWMRDDGSVITGWDYPSCEAIGLLKMDFLGLSNLTILGDALQSVRTNHDLEIDLSTLALDDPNTYSLLARGESLGVFQLEGGGMRELLKRLRPTEFTDIVAANALYRPGPMEVNAHLDYADRKNGRKPVEPIHPELEEPLRDILAETYGLIVYQEQIMAIAQKVADYSMGQADMLRRAMGKKKKEVLDEEFERFHRGMVNNGYTEEAINALWTTVLPFAGYAFNKSHAAGYALVAYWTAYLKANYPAEYMAALLTANGDNKDKMAVYLSECRRMGIRVLSPDVNDSRDTFTPVGSDVRFGLTAVRNVGSNVVSSICKVREEKGRYASFTDFLDKSETTACNKRVIESLIKAGAFDSLGHTRMALTQHHEAAVDAVIGLKRQEALGQFDLFGSDPSEQSSAEASPLAHLTFTSQEWPRKQLLSYEREMLGLYVSAHPLDGAERLLAPYQDTGIAELVGGDRSDGGGKDGKDPQVKIAGMISGIQRRINKNGHPWAIVSLEDLDASVEVLFFPKSYEMFSDCLVEDTAIAVKGRINEREGAISVFASDAVPVDISTAETDPGASPAFVIKVPVSKVDRPLVTELKRTLQAHSGTVPVHVKVQGPRGITRLALSSDYFVSTDNGLQGELKGLLGAGCFDAV; from the coding sequence GTGCCTGCTGATTCCTTCGTTCACCTGCACGTGCACACCGAGTACTCGATGTTGGACGGTGCGGCGAAGGTCGGTGCCCTGTTCACCGAGGCCCAGCGACTCGAGATGCCCGCCGTGGGCATGACCGACCACGGCAACATGTTCGGTGCCGACGAGTTCTACCAGCAGGCTAAGAAGACGGGCATCAAACCGATCATCGGCATCGAGGCATATGTCGCGCCGTACAGCCGCTACCACAAGAAGCCGGTGTTCTGGGGGGAGTCGAAGCAGCGCACCACCGACGAGTACGGCGAGGGCGGTGACGTCTCGGGTGCGGGCGCCTACACCCACATGACGATGCTGGCTCGTAACGGCACCGGTCTGCGCAATCTGTTCACCCTGTCCAGCCGTGCCAGCTTCGAAGGTACTTACCGCAAACCGAGGCTGGACCGGGAGCTGATCTCCGAGTACGCCGAGGGCATCATCGCCACCACCGGGTGTCCTTCCGGTGAGGTGCAGACCCGGCTGCGTCTGCGGCAGTACCGCGAGGCGTTGCAGGCCGCGTCGGACTACCGTGACATCTTCGGGCAGGAGAACTTCTTCCTGGAGCTGATGGACCACGGTCTGCGGATCGAGCAGTTCGTCCGCGAGGACCTGCTCAAGATCGGCAAGGAACTCGGCCTCAAGCCGCTGGCCACCAACGACAGCCACTACGTCACCGCCGATCAGGCCGAGTCCCACGACGCGCTGCTGTGCGTGCAGTCCGGTAAGACCCTCAACGACGAGGACCGCTTCCAGCTCAACGGCAGTGGCTATTACCTCAAGTCCGCCCAGGAGATGCGCGACTACTGGGATGCCGAGGTCCCCGGTGCGGCCGACAACACGCTGCTGGTGGCCGACATGATCGAGCCCTACGAGGACGTGTGGTCGTTTCAGGACCGGATGCCGCGTGTGACGGTCGAGCACGGCAAGACCGAGCGTGACGCGCTGGAAGAGGAGGTTGAGCACTACCTGCCCAGTCGCTTCCCGGACGGCGTCACCGAGGAGTACCAGGAGCGGATCAAGCTCGAGATCGACGTGCTGGACACCAAGGGCTACTGCGCGTACTTCCTCGTCGTCGGCGACGTCACCCGGTGGGCGAAGTCGCAGGGCATTCACGTCGGCCCCGGTCGTGGCTCGGCGGCGGGATCGCTGCTGGCCTACGTCCTGCACATCACCAACCTCGACCCGATCGCGCACGGGTTGATCTTCGAGCGCTTCCTCAATCCCGAGCGCGACTCGCCGCCGGACATCGACCTCGACTTCGACGACCGCCGCCGCGACGAGGTGCTGCAATACGCCATCGACAAGTACGGCAAGGACAAGGTCGCTCAGGTCATCACCTTCGGCAAGATCAAGACCAAGGCCGCGATCAAGGACGCCGCGCGCGTGCACCACGGCCAGCCCGGTTTCGCCATCGCCGACAAGATCTCCAAGGCTCTGCCCGCACCGGTCGCGGCCAAGGACATTCCGCTGTCCGGCATCACCGACCCCGAGCACGAGCGCTACGCAGAGGCCGCCGAGGTGCGTGGCCTCATCGAGTCCGACCAGTCCGTCTCGCAGATCTTCGACACCGCCCGGGGATTGGAAGGCCTGATCCGCAACGCGGGCGTGCATGCGTGTGCGGTCATCCTGTCCTCCCAACCGCTGATGGGGACGGTGCCGCTGTGGATGCGTGACGACGGTTCGGTGATCACCGGTTGGGATTACCCGAGCTGTGAGGCCATCGGTCTGCTCAAGATGGATTTCCTGGGATTGTCGAACCTGACGATTCTCGGTGACGCCCTGCAGTCGGTCCGCACCAACCACGACCTCGAGATCGACCTGTCCACCCTCGCGCTGGACGACCCCAACACCTACTCACTGCTGGCGCGCGGGGAGAGCCTGGGCGTGTTCCAGCTCGAGGGTGGCGGCATGCGCGAGCTGCTCAAACGCCTGCGGCCGACCGAGTTCACCGACATCGTGGCCGCCAATGCCCTCTACCGGCCGGGTCCGATGGAGGTCAACGCGCACCTCGACTACGCCGACCGCAAGAACGGCCGCAAGCCCGTCGAGCCGATCCATCCGGAGCTGGAGGAGCCGCTGCGCGACATCCTCGCCGAGACCTACGGCCTGATCGTCTACCAGGAGCAGATCATGGCCATCGCGCAGAAGGTGGCCGACTACAGCATGGGGCAGGCCGACATGCTGCGCCGTGCGATGGGCAAGAAGAAGAAGGAAGTTCTCGACGAGGAGTTCGAGAGGTTCCACCGGGGGATGGTCAACAACGGCTACACCGAGGAGGCCATCAACGCGCTGTGGACCACGGTGCTGCCCTTCGCCGGGTACGCGTTCAACAAGTCCCACGCCGCCGGTTACGCGCTGGTGGCCTACTGGACCGCCTATCTCAAGGCGAACTACCCGGCCGAGTACATGGCCGCACTGCTGACCGCCAACGGCGACAACAAGGACAAGATGGCGGTCTACCTCAGCGAATGCCGCCGGATGGGCATCCGGGTCCTGTCTCCGGATGTCAACGACTCGCGGGACACCTTCACCCCGGTCGGTTCCGACGTCCGCTTCGGTTTGACTGCCGTGCGCAATGTCGGTTCGAACGTGGTGTCCTCGATCTGCAAGGTGCGCGAGGAGAAGGGTCGATACGCCTCGTTCACGGACTTTCTGGACAAGTCCGAGACGACCGCCTGCAACAAGCGGGTCATCGAGTCGCTGATCAAGGCCGGTGCCTTCGACTCGCTCGGGCATACCCGGATGGCGCTGACCCAGCACCACGAGGCGGCGGTGGACGCGGTCATCGGACTCAAGCGGCAGGAGGCGCTCGGTCAGTTCGACCTGTTCGGATCGGACCCGTCCGAACAGAGCAGCGCGGAAGCCTCGCCGTTGGCGCACCTGACGTTCACCTCGCAGGAATGGCCGCGTAAGCAGCTGCTGTCCTACGAACGCGAGATGCTGGGCCTCTACGTCTCGGCGCACCCGCTGGACGGTGCCGAGCGGCTGCTGGCGCCGTACCAGGACACCGGGATCGCGGAACTGGTCGGTGGGGACCGTTCCGACGGTGGCGGTAAGGACGGCAAGGATCCGCAGGTCAAGATCGCGGGCATGATCTCCGGTATCCAGCGGCGGATCAACAAGAACGGCCACCCGTGGGCGATCGTGAGTCTGGAGGACCTCGATGCCAGTGTCGAGGTGCTGTTCTTCCCGAAGTCCTACGAGATGTTCTCCGACTGCCTGGTCGAGGACACCGCGATCGCCGTCAAGGGCCGCATCAACGAGCGGGAGGGGGCGATCAGCGTGTTCGCCTCGGATGCGGTGCCGGTGGACATCTCCACGGCGGAGACCGATCCCGGGGCCAGCCCGGCGTTCGTCATCAAGGTTCCGGTCAGCAAGGTGGACCGGCCCTTGGTGACCGAGCTCAAGCGCACCCTGCAGGCGCATTCCGGGACCGTGCCCGTGCACGTCAAGGTGCAGGGTCCCCGGGGCATCACCCGCCTGGCGTTGTCCAGCGACTACTTCGTCTCCACCGACAACGGCCTGCAAGGAGAACTGAAGGGGCTGCTCGGCGCGGGCTGCTTCGACGCAGTGTGA
- a CDS encoding DedA family protein produces the protein MITIDVVGLLNGAMGSPWLYLAVFVFVAIDGFFPTIPGETLVVTSGVFAASGNPNLPAVIAVGALGGFVGDHVSYAIGYTAGGRLIDRMRPGSRKRKPFDWASRALHERGGGVLVICRFIPGCRTAATLTTGSVRFPRASFALFTGIGVTCWATYFTLVGYVGGITFQRQPLLGVLLGIGMAMVVAGVIEGVRHLRSRRLSADLSENPDSSEETSTTAVRD, from the coding sequence GTGATCACGATCGATGTCGTCGGCCTGCTGAACGGCGCCATGGGATCGCCGTGGCTCTATCTCGCGGTCTTCGTGTTCGTGGCCATCGACGGGTTCTTTCCCACCATCCCCGGCGAAACACTGGTCGTCACCTCCGGGGTGTTCGCCGCGTCCGGCAACCCGAACCTGCCGGCGGTCATCGCAGTGGGTGCCCTGGGGGGCTTCGTGGGAGACCACGTGTCGTACGCGATCGGCTATACCGCCGGTGGCCGGCTGATCGACCGGATGCGGCCCGGATCCCGCAAACGTAAGCCCTTCGACTGGGCAAGCAGGGCGCTGCACGAACGCGGCGGCGGCGTGCTGGTCATCTGCCGGTTCATTCCCGGATGCCGTACGGCCGCCACCCTGACGACAGGATCGGTCCGCTTCCCACGCGCCTCGTTCGCCCTGTTCACCGGCATCGGAGTCACGTGCTGGGCCACCTACTTCACCCTGGTCGGCTACGTCGGCGGAATCACTTTCCAGCGCCAACCGCTCCTGGGCGTGCTGCTCGGCATCGGCATGGCGATGGTGGTCGCCGGAGTGATCGAAGGTGTCCGCCACCTCCGCAGTAGACGCTTATCGGCGGACCTGTCGGAAAATCCGGACTCCTCGGAGGAAACCTCCACCACGGCCGTGCGGGACTGA
- a CDS encoding RluA family pseudouridine synthase, producing the protein MSESRTLPVPDGLDGMRVDAGLAKLLGMSRSAVVSLAESGDVRVDGAPAGKSDRLLAGAWLEVDLPSAEKPAEVTPEPVEGMTVVHEDEDLVVVNKPIGVAVHPSPGWEGPTVLGGLAAAGIRVATSGAAERQGVVHRLDAGTTGVMVVAKSEYAYSALKGAFKERTVDKHYHALVQGHPDPSKGTIDAPIDRHPRHDYKFAVVTGGRESVTHYEMVEAFRAASLVDVKLETGRTHQIRVHFSAMKHPCVGDLTYGGDPALARKLGITRQWLHAYSLGFEHPGHGRRVTFDSDYPPDLQHALDLLREQDH; encoded by the coding sequence GTGAGCGAATCGCGGACGCTGCCCGTGCCCGACGGACTGGACGGAATGCGCGTCGATGCGGGGTTGGCCAAGTTGCTCGGGATGTCCCGCAGCGCTGTCGTCTCGCTGGCCGAATCCGGCGACGTGCGCGTCGATGGGGCGCCGGCCGGAAAATCCGACCGGTTGCTGGCCGGGGCCTGGCTGGAAGTGGACCTGCCTTCGGCCGAGAAACCGGCCGAGGTGACCCCTGAGCCGGTCGAGGGGATGACGGTCGTGCACGAGGACGAGGACCTCGTCGTGGTGAACAAACCGATCGGTGTCGCCGTGCACCCCAGTCCCGGCTGGGAGGGGCCGACCGTGCTCGGCGGTCTGGCGGCAGCCGGAATCCGGGTCGCCACTTCCGGCGCGGCGGAACGCCAGGGAGTCGTGCACCGTCTCGATGCGGGAACGACCGGTGTCATGGTCGTGGCCAAGAGCGAGTACGCCTACTCGGCACTCAAAGGCGCCTTCAAGGAACGGACGGTGGACAAGCACTACCACGCGTTGGTGCAGGGCCATCCGGACCCGAGCAAGGGCACGATCGACGCGCCGATCGACCGGCATCCGCGCCACGACTACAAGTTCGCCGTGGTCACCGGCGGCAGGGAAAGCGTCACGCACTACGAGATGGTCGAGGCCTTCCGCGCGGCCTCCCTGGTCGACGTCAAGCTGGAAACGGGGCGTACCCACCAGATTCGGGTGCACTTCTCGGCCATGAAGCATCCCTGCGTCGGTGACCTCACCTACGGTGGCGATCCGGCGCTGGCCCGCAAGCTCGGCATCACCAGGCAGTGGCTGCACGCGTACTCGCTCGGATTCGAACACCCCGGCCACGGACGCCGGGTCACTTTCGACAGCGACTATCCGCCCGATCTGCAGCACGCACTGGACCTGCTGCGCGAACAGGACCACTAG